The Halarsenatibacter silvermanii sequence GCTTTCTGAATGAGCTCGCTGCTGTCTTCTAAATCTTTTAGCTTCAAATTCATCTCTTCAATTAGAGAAAAGTTTTCAGGTGATTTCAGCTCCAGCTGGTTAGGATCAATGTCTACTCTGCGGGACAGCAGTTTTCGTTCAGTCCTGGCCCTATCCTCTAACTTTTTTAAATGCTGCTGGGCAGTTTCCAGCTCAAATTCAATCTCCAAAAGTCCGGCCTCAGTCAGCATATCATCTTCATATTGTTCTTCAGCCTCCTGATATAATGATTCCAGCTGAGTAATCCTCTGCTCTTGACTGGCAATTTGTTCTTTGATTTCCAGTAGAGAATAATACTTTTCGGCGACAACCTGCAGTATCTCATTCCTATTCTCACGGTAGTTTAGCCTGGCTTTTTCATATGAGAGCTCGGCTATATCCAGCTGAGTAGATATTGTGCGGGACTCTGCCAGAATGTTGCTATAATTGATTGTACCTGCTAGCTCACCTTCGCTTTCACCTTTTTCAGACTTTTGCCAGCCCATCTCACCTTCAATCTTAGGGTTCAAAATTGTCTCTGAAGATAGCTTTCTCTGTTTTGCTGCCTCCAGCTGATGACGAGCTGCCTCCAGTTCGTCATCAGACTTTTCAGCTCTTGCCAGAGCGGTTTCCAGTTCCAATTTATTTCCCTTTGCGGCAAAAGTCAATCTCGGGAAAAAAAGAATCCCTCCTATAGACAATACTATAGTCATAATGATCGCTGTCATGCCCAATTTATTCATGAATGAACATCTCCTTCAACTCGCCAGTAGCCAGATAAAGCTCAACGACGGCGATATAACTTTCGAAGCGCCTGCTAATATCATCTATTTCGGCTTGATATAGATCAACCTGAGAGTCCCAAAATTCAACTCCGGTGATGTATTCTTCCTCCAGGAAGAGGCTGTTTATTCTAACAATCTCTTTGTAATTTTCTATTTCTTTTTCAGTCATTGCTAAATCTTTTCTGACGTTATTTGCTCGGGAATATGAATTTTTAACTTCAACCTCAATATCATCCAGAATTTTATCGACTTCATTTTTGGCTTTTCTATATTCTATTTTTGCCTCTTTCTCTTCCAGACCCGATCTATAGTTGCTTTCAGCCAGCTGTAGATCTATTTTAGCCAGCTCCCGGTCAGCTTTACTCTCCTCGATTTCCAGGCGATTATTTCTGGCAGTCTCCTGCAGATCAACAAATTCTCTTTTTATTTCAAATTCTGAAAAATCCTCTTCATAATATTGAACCTCTAACTTTTCTTCAGCTGACAGTTGCAAATTTTTTTCTAAAATAAACTTCTGATTTTCCAGATTATTAGCTGATTTTATCAAATTGTTTTCTGCAGCTTTTAATTCAACTTCTGCTTGCAGAACATCCGCAGAAGTTACTCTCCCCTCCTGGTGCATATTCTCAATTTTTTCCAGTTCTGCCTGAAAAAGCTCCACATATTCCTGGTGAAGAGTGAATAATTTTTTTAACCTAACAAATTCGAGAAAATCCTGTAGATACTCACTGATAATCTCTTCAGTGGTTCTCTTCAGCCTTTGCTGAGCGAGTTCAAGCTCTAACTCATCCTTTTTCAAAAGCAACGGGGAGGGATCAACCTCCTGTTCAGCCTGTCGTTGTTTCAATTTTACTTTATTTTTTTCTAAAAGCAATCTATCGTTTTCTATTTCTCTGTTTCTGTCTATCCCTCTTGCCAGATAAGAATCCAAAGTAAATTTAGTTTCAGTATCTTTAGCCTTGATCGCTTCCTTCTCTTGAAAGAAACAGGCAATCAGCATTGCAGCAGAAAATAAAAGCAGCAACAAGATCATGGTTTTAATGAAACTATATTTAGACGACATATTTTATGCCTCCTGCATAAATGAAATTTCATTACTTTCATCCGTTTTATATAACCGAACCTCTGACAGCAACCTTATGATCGTGAACTTCCTATGTCAACTCCATTTTCTTTTTTAATAATTGACTTTAACACAAAAATAAAACAATTCGTATTCAAAAGCACAACTTTACCTTTCTTAATCTCCAGTGCTCGCACACTTCTCTCTGCCTACCTTTAAGCTTTAACCTGTAATTTATCCAGCTTTTCCGTCAAAAATGCGATACTGATTATGGCTATAAAGGTCAAAATCACCCGATATACAGAAAATTTAAGCCCCAAAAACTGTATTTCCACACCTATTTGAGGCATTTTCAAAGACGCCCAGGCCCCCAGAAACACTACTACATTTGCTATCCGGGCTTCTTTTTTTATTAACTCTCCAGCAATGGGAAAAGCGATAAACATCGGTCCTGTGGGTAGAGTACCCATAAACAGGGAAATAAAAACTCCCTTAAATCCCGACTCCTGCCCCAGATATTTTTTAATTTTTTCCCGGGGTATCCACACATCTGCCAGTCC is a genomic window containing:
- a CDS encoding TolC family protein codes for the protein MNKLGMTAIIMTIVLSIGGILFFPRLTFAAKGNKLELETALARAEKSDDELEAARHQLEAAKQRKLSSETILNPKIEGEMGWQKSEKGESEGELAGTINYSNILAESRTISTQLDIAELSYEKARLNYRENRNEILQVVAEKYYSLLEIKEQIASQEQRITQLESLYQEAEEQYEDDMLTEAGLLEIEFELETAQQHLKKLEDRARTERKLLSRRVDIDPNQLELKSPENFSLIEEMNLKLKDLEDSSELIQKALNYRSDFQNQLLAARLAEKEAKYISSQKDPDLILSGEYNFNDGSRGQASLDSNYELSMQGHLTTEDVLEDPFEEKNDWEITAGISYEFSDGGRRKADIAEADAEEKEHEIRADYLAESIEIEIESLLYDISRHRTDVEIAATNLERAELEYNSALTRWQKEAITESELLAARSLLAEAEMEKINLEYELGRKKIELLGAMQKIYSDLISKN
- a CDS encoding TolC family protein, with the translated sequence MSSKYSFIKTMILLLLLFSAAMLIACFFQEKEAIKAKDTETKFTLDSYLARGIDRNREIENDRLLLEKNKVKLKQRQAEQEVDPSPLLLKKDELELELAQQRLKRTTEEIISEYLQDFLEFVRLKKLFTLHQEYVELFQAELEKIENMHQEGRVTSADVLQAEVELKAAENNLIKSANNLENQKFILEKNLQLSAEEKLEVQYYEEDFSEFEIKREFVDLQETARNNRLEIEESKADRELAKIDLQLAESNYRSGLEEKEAKIEYRKAKNEVDKILDDIEVEVKNSYSRANNVRKDLAMTEKEIENYKEIVRINSLFLEEEYITGVEFWDSQVDLYQAEIDDISRRFESYIAVVELYLATGELKEMFIHE
- a CDS encoding permease; its protein translation is MKTQKLSQKIKKLAIFLIITAVMLYVIRIFFPTRSDISFEVMKNYGLEVTAIFLPVLVLMGLADVWIPREKIKKYLGQESGFKGVFISLFMGTLPTGPMFIAFPIAGELIKKEARIANVVVFLGAWASLKMPQIGVEIQFLGLKFSVYRVILTFIAIISIAFLTEKLDKLQVKA